In the Sulfurovum sp. UBA12169 genome, TCTTTATACAGTTTTGCAACTTTATAGTTTGACTTATGGTCAACCTCTTTTACTTTTGCAGATGCCAGAAATCTGGCAAATTCTCTTGAATAGAAACCAAGCTCGTTCGTTAGCTTTTTTTTGTCTTCAAGTTCAAGCAATACCGTTTCCGGTATCACTATGATGTTTGTGCCGTTATCCGAGAGTTTTTTAATATTTTGCAAATTCTGCAAGATAATATTGGTATCCAGGACGTATACTTTTTCTTTTTTCATTGAAAAATGATACGTACTTTTGGTTACATTTTGGAGACAAATATCTTTATTTTTTTTTGTCAGCCATAAATCCTCCGCCAAGACTTACATACAACTCAACCGCGGATTTTAAAGTTTCAAATTTTATGCTTTCTTTTGATAGTGCAACTTCAAATTCTTCTTTTCTCGCCTCTAAAAACTCCAAATGATCGGCAAAACCCTGTTTGTATTGTTGTTCAATGATTTGTTTTTTATGGTTTATGGCCCGGTATCTTTTTTCTTGAGAATGCAGTCTTTGTTTGTTTGAAGCATAGGTGTTGAGGCTGTCTTTAACTTCCCCAAAAGCTTTTCTTACGGTATCTTGGTACTCCAGCAATGCTAGTTGCTGATCAATTTTAGCCGTTTTGATATTGGCTTGTATTTTTCCAAAATCCAATATCGGGGACAATATATTGCCACCTGCAGAGTAGGTAGAGGTGTTTGACGAGATGAGGCGGCTTAAGTCCCCGCTTACGTATCCCTGTGCTCCGCTGAGGGAAATGGAAGGGAAAAATGCACTTTTTGCAACAGAAACTAAAAAGGCACTGGATTTGACTTTTGCTTGAGATGCCTGAATGTCTGCTCTTCGCTGAAGTATATCGGATGGAAGGTTTGACGGAACGGGCAAGGAAGAAGCGCTGTAGGCAGCGTCCCGCACCTTTTGCGTTCCGGCAAATACTTGGGCAGGTTCTTTTCCAAGAAGTATCGAAACCGCTGTTTTGTAGGCGCTTAAAGCATCTTCTCGTTTTATCATTTCGTCATAAAACATTTGCACCAAAGATTCTTCCTGCAACAAATCACTTTCCCGTATTAGTCCGGCTTTGTATTGATTGTGCATATAGGTATAAAATGCTTTTTCGTTCAAATATTGCTCTTTGGCTATTTGATAAATTTTGGTGTTTGTTTTGAGGCCGAAATAAGCGATGATGCTATCGGCAATAATTCGTTGTTTGATGCTTTCTTTGAGATAGGATTCTCTCATCATATCTTCAAAAGCGGCCATTTTTGTATTTTTAAGCTTCCCCCATAGATCTACTTCATAAGAAGCCATGGCGCCTAATTCAAATTGGTCATAGGTGAAGCTTTGGTCAAACGAAGCCATATAGCTCTTTGTCTTTGAGGCGGATCCAAAAGCGTCTATTCTTGGAAGCTGTTCACTTTTTTTGATATCTAAAAACTCTCTAAAGCGCATTACTTGGAGTGTTGCGATTTTAAGGTCGCTGTTTTGGTCTAAGGCTTCCTGCACAAAGAGATTTAATTCTCTATCATGAAAATTTTCCCACCATCTGTCGTTCAATAATAGCTTTTCGCTATCACCTATGCCGCTATGTTTCGGAAGAACGGTGTTTGGAATATTTGGATTTTGGGAAAGCGAACAGCCGCTTATCAGGAGTAAACTTAAGGTTAAAGCCAGATGTTTCATTTGTTTGCCTCCTCTTTTTTGAAGCTTAGTTTAGAAATCCATACATAAAAAAGCGGAATAAAGACGATCGCCAGGAATGTTGCCGCGAGCATTCCGCCAATGACGCCCGTACCTATAGAGTGTCTACTGGCCGCACCCGCACCGCTGCTTATGGCAAGCGGCACAACCCCCAATGTAAAGGCCAAAGAGGTCATGATGATAGGCCTTAGTCTTATTTTTGCCGCTTCGATTGCAGCATCGTAAATGCTCAAGCCTTCCTCTCTTTTCTGCATCGCAAACTCTACGATCAAAATGGCATTTTTTGCTGCAAGTCCGGCAAGCACTAAAAGCCCTATTTGGAAATATATGTCATTTTCCAAACCTCTCAAGAGGGTAGCGATAATCGCTCCAAAGATAGCAAAGGGAACTGCCAGAACGACTGAAATCGGCATCGACCATTTGCCGTATTGTGCAGCAAGTATCAAATATAGCAGCACCATGCCAAAACCAAAAGCCAAAATACTGCTGCTGGCAATTTGTTTTTCTTGATAAGCAGTTCCTACCCATCCCAGAGAATATCCCGCGGGAAGCACTTCTGCCGCCACTTCTTCTATGGCTTTGATGGCATCCCCGGAACTGTATCCCGGTGCAGGCTGACCGGAGATTTTTGCCGAAGGAAACAAGTTAAATCTTTCTGCCAGGTCGGTTCCTACCACTTTGGTAAAATTGACTAAAGCGCCAACCGGGATAAGATCGCCTTGATCATTTCTGACAAAGACTTTGTCCAAATCCTGCGGATCTTTTCTGAACTCACCGCTTGAAGCGATATTTACTTTGTATGTACGGCCGTAAAGATTGAAGTCATTGATATAATAATTTCCAAAAGCGGCATTCAGTGTTTCGTAAATGTCCGAGACGCTTACGCCTTTCGCCTTTGCTTCCTCTATATTTACAAGCACTCTATATTGGGGCACATTGGCATTTAGCGTGGTTCTTACACCCACTAAATCTTTCCGTTGATTTGCTTTTTGGATAATTTGCTGCACATACGTATTTATTTCACTGACATTTGCGCCTGTTCTGCTTTGTACGTACATATCAAATCCGCCGGCTATGCCCATACCCATGATAGGAGGCGGTAGCACTGGGATAGAAAATCCGTTGGGAATTGCCATTGTCTCTTTTGAAAATTGTCCTGCGAGGGCTTGGGCATGTTGATTTGCAAGCGGTCTTTGGTCCCATGGTTTGAGCTTGACTATAGTTGCGGCAGCATTGGTTTTTTCTGCAAACGTCATAAAATCAAGCCCTGTAAAAGATACGATATGCTTGATATTTGGATTTTGCGATATTACATCATAAATATTGTCTGTCAACTGTTCTGTTCTGTTTAAAGAGGCAGCAGGCGGATTGTAGCTCAATATAAATATCGTCCCCTGGTCTTCTTGCGGCACAAGTCCTGTTTTCATCATTTTTAACATATCAAAAGAGGCATAAATCAATGCACCAAACAAAAGAATACTGATAAAGCCGTATCTGATGGCTGTTTTCACGGTTGCCATATATCCGTTGGTAGCTTTGTCAAACAGGGTATTGAACCATTTGAAAAAACCTTTTGGTTCATTGTGGGCCGGTTTTAAAATACTTGCGCAAAGCGATGGAGTCAAGGTGAGGGCAACAAAGCCTGAAATGGCAACAGATATTGCAATGGTAATAGCAAACTGTTTGTACATCTCTCCGGTCAACCCTCCCAAAAATGCTACAGGTATAAACACGGCCGACAACACCAGAACAATGGCTACAAGTGCACTGGAAACCTCTTGCATGGCTTTAAATGTGGCTTCGCGCGGGCTGAGTCCTTCGCCCATGTGTCTTTCGACATTTTCTATAACGATGATGGCATCATCAACAACGATACCAATCGCAAGCACTAAGCCGAAAAGCGTTAAAAGGTTGATGCTGAAACCAAAGAGGTGCATACCCGCAAAAGCACCTACTACGGATACAGGAACAGCCAAAATAGGAATGAGCGTGGCTCTCCAGTTTTGCAAGAAAAGGAAGATAACCCCGATGACCAAAATAAGAGCCTCAATAAAAGTATATACGACTTCTTTTATGGATATTTCGACAAAGTCTGTAGAGTCATAAGGGATTTCATAAGAAACACCCTCTGGAAATTTGGCAGCCGCGGCCGCAAGAACCTTCTTCACCTCTTTGGCAGTCTCAAGCGCATTGGCCCCTGATTGTAAAAACAGAGCGACGGGAATTGCAGGAACTTTATTGAGTTTGGACACAAGGCTGTAGCTTTGCGCACCCAATTCTATCGTGGCAACGTTTTTTAATTTGAGTGAGGCGCCGTCTTTTTTTGAATACAGTAAAATATTATCAAAGTCTCTTGGATTGCTCATGCGCTCCTGGGCTAAAATAGTATAGGTGAACATTTGCTTTTTATCAAGCGGCTCGGCACCGAATTGCCCTGCGGCGTATTGTGCATTTTGTTCTTTGACGGCATTAATGATATCTTGGGGCGTCAGCCCGTACAAAGAAAGTTTTTCAGGATCTATCCATACTCGTATCGAATAGTCTTTCGCTCCAAAAATAACAGCATCGCCGACCCCTTTAACTCTTTTTAAATCATCGGTGATGTTGATGAGGGCGTAGTTTGACAAGAATGTGGTGTCTTTGCTTTTGTCGGGCGAATAAAAAACAGAAACCAGCAGCATGCTTGGAGATTTTTCATTGACCCTTATTCCCTGTCGCTGTACGGCTTCGGGAAGCCTCGAAAGGGCAACCTGAACTCTGTTGTTTACATCTATCTTGGCATCATCCGGATCGGTTCCGACTTCAAAAAATACATTGATGCTCACCCTGCCGCTGTCTTCGGCGCTTGAAGTCATATAAATCATATTTTTAGCACCATTGATCTGCTCTTCAAGAGGTGCGGCAACGGTTTTTGAGAGCGTTTCGGCACTTGCGCCGGGATAAGCCGCCGATACTACGATTTGAGGCGGTACCACTTTAGGATATTGCTCTACAGGCAACGTAACCATAGAAGCAACTCCGGCAAGAAGAATGATGATAGAGACAACGGCAGCAAATACCGGATTTTTTATAAAAAATGCACTAAACATTCTACTTCTCCGTCTCAACTACTTTGGCATCCGGTCTTATTTTTGGAATATTGTTGATGATGATTTTATCGCCTTCATTAAGCCCTTTTTTTACAATGATTCCACCCTTGGTGAGTATATCTATCCCGATAGGCCTCATTTTAGCCACTCCGTTTTCTGCTACATACACCATTGCACCGTTTGGGGTTTGCAAAATAGCCTCTTCGGGAATCACAGCTACATTCGGCGCAATCAATCCTTCTATACTTACTCTCACAAAATCTCCTGCCAAGAAACGGTCATCATCATTGTTTATTTTTGCTCTGATTAAGAGAGAGTTGGTTTTTTGATCAATTTCCGGAGAGATAAAATCGATAGTCCCGTTATAGTCTGATTCATTATTTTTAGTATCCAATAATTTAATAACGGTCTGAGAATTTTTTATTTGAGACAAATAGCTATGTACATCATTTTTCGGGATAGAAAATTCTACATGCAATTGATTTGTGTTTGTTATCGTTGTTAAACGTGAGCTTTGCTCATTTGCGTCGATATAATCACCGATATCGTGATTTTTAATTCCTGCTATGCCGTTTATAGGTGCTTTGACGGTTGTGTAGTCAAATTCAATTTGTGCTTGTTTTAAATTTGCTTTAGCATTGGATAACTCCGCTTTGGCATTGGTGTATTCGGACAAATAAAAATCTGTCTCTTTAGGGCTGATGGAATTTGTTTTTTTAAGAGTTTTGGCTCTTTCCCAGTCTTTTGTGGCCTTTTGAAGATTTGAATGTGCTTTTTCGAGCACAGCATTTGCTGTATCAAGTTTTGCTTTATAGATATCTTGCTCTATGGTATAAAGGAGGTCACCCTTTTTTACAAAAGCCCCTTCAGCAAAATGTTTTTTTTCTAAAATACCTGAAACTCTGGCAATAATATCTACCTTTTCATAGGCATTGATGATGGCTGGATATTTTTTTTCTATTTTGGCATCATTAAATTTTACTACATGAACAGATACGGGCAAAGGCGGCATGTTTTGTGCTTGGGGTGACTGCTGCTGCTTGGCATCGTTGTCATTGCATCCATTTAATCCCAAAATTAAAACGCCTAAAATCACTGTGTTCAGACACCTCATTTTTATCGCTTTCATTTTATCTCCTGCATATACATATTTTATCTTTCCGGAAAGATATCATTAATTGGCTTAAAATATCTTTCTAGAAAGATGTATAAACCAAATTATTAAGTTTTTTATTATACAATCTTTCTATAAAGTATAATTTAGAGTGTGTGTAAGGCAAAGAGATGAAAAAAGACATGTTGGCGTTTATAGATGAAAAGCATAAGTTTTTAGAGAACAACATGCAAGTGCACTATCGACACTACAAAACCGTGGTAGACATAGGGCTTCCTTTGATGCTGGTCAATAAACTTTTCAATGAAAAAAAAGATAAGATATTTATTCCGAAATACAATATTTCTTCATCAGAATTTGATGTTCTGATGACGATCTTATCCCACGGCAAACAAATGAGTCCGACTGTTTTATCCGAGAATATGATTTTTTCTTCAGGCGGCATGACAAAACTGCTTAAAAAACTGGAAGACAAAAAACTGATTCGAAGAATACCATCAAAGAAAGACAAAAGAAGTTTGCTTGTGGCATTGAGCCAAGAAGGAAAAAAACTTACCATTGACGCGTTTGGCGATATTGTTAAAATCAATATGGAAGTATTGTCTAAACTCCAAGAAAATGAACAAATTATGCTTGGCGATCTTCTGAAAAAACTTTTAGTAGAGCTTTCTGAATCTCAAGATTGATACGGTAACCCCAGCTATTTTATTTTCATGCGGAATAAAATAGCTGCAGAGCGGCCATGAGCTACTCTACTGTAAAATATTTTTGCTTAAGAACTGTAAATTTTTTTAACTCTTTTTCTCCATCAAGATTTAACTGCTTAAGAGCTCCAGGGTTTACCACATAGTATCCGATTTGTACTTCAAGTTTATCGCCGTTTTTCACCGGATTCTTATAGTTTACAATTCTTTTTTCATTGGCTTTGATCATGGTGTCAACTATGATTGCATTTGCAAGCCAAGGCATTGATGGTTTGCCGTCACGACCGATTGCTTTGATAAAACTATTTGTTTTCAATGCAGTAGTGTTGCCGTCTCTTGTCAAATTTACCCTCAGTTCGATTGCCCGCAATGGATGAGTTAAAAGATCATGCGGCGCTTTGTTTTT is a window encoding:
- a CDS encoding hydrophobe/amphiphile efflux-1 family RND transporter, whose protein sequence is MFSAFFIKNPVFAAVVSIIILLAGVASMVTLPVEQYPKVVPPQIVVSAAYPGASAETLSKTVAAPLEEQINGAKNMIYMTSSAEDSGRVSINVFFEVGTDPDDAKIDVNNRVQVALSRLPEAVQRQGIRVNEKSPSMLLVSVFYSPDKSKDTTFLSNYALINITDDLKRVKGVGDAVIFGAKDYSIRVWIDPEKLSLYGLTPQDIINAVKEQNAQYAAGQFGAEPLDKKQMFTYTILAQERMSNPRDFDNILLYSKKDGASLKLKNVATIELGAQSYSLVSKLNKVPAIPVALFLQSGANALETAKEVKKVLAAAAAKFPEGVSYEIPYDSTDFVEISIKEVVYTFIEALILVIGVIFLFLQNWRATLIPILAVPVSVVGAFAGMHLFGFSINLLTLFGLVLAIGIVVDDAIIVIENVERHMGEGLSPREATFKAMQEVSSALVAIVLVLSAVFIPVAFLGGLTGEMYKQFAITIAISVAISGFVALTLTPSLCASILKPAHNEPKGFFKWFNTLFDKATNGYMATVKTAIRYGFISILLFGALIYASFDMLKMMKTGLVPQEDQGTIFILSYNPPAASLNRTEQLTDNIYDVISQNPNIKHIVSFTGLDFMTFAEKTNAAATIVKLKPWDQRPLANQHAQALAGQFSKETMAIPNGFSIPVLPPPIMGMGIAGGFDMYVQSRTGANVSEINTYVQQIIQKANQRKDLVGVRTTLNANVPQYRVLVNIEEAKAKGVSVSDIYETLNAAFGNYYINDFNLYGRTYKVNIASSGEFRKDPQDLDKVFVRNDQGDLIPVGALVNFTKVVGTDLAERFNLFPSAKISGQPAPGYSSGDAIKAIEEVAAEVLPAGYSLGWVGTAYQEKQIASSSILAFGFGMVLLYLILAAQYGKWSMPISVVLAVPFAIFGAIIATLLRGLENDIYFQIGLLVLAGLAAKNAILIVEFAMQKREEGLSIYDAAIEAAKIRLRPIIMTSLAFTLGVVPLAISSGAGAASRHSIGTGVIGGMLAATFLAIVFIPLFYVWISKLSFKKEEANK
- a CDS encoding efflux transporter periplasmic adaptor subunit, with product MKAIKMRCLNTVILGVLILGLNGCNDNDAKQQQSPQAQNMPPLPVSVHVVKFNDAKIEKKYPAIINAYEKVDIIARVSGILEKKHFAEGAFVKKGDLLYTIEQDIYKAKLDTANAVLEKAHSNLQKATKDWERAKTLKKTNSISPKETDFYLSEYTNAKAELSNAKANLKQAQIEFDYTTVKAPINGIAGIKNHDIGDYIDANEQSSRLTTITNTNQLHVEFSIPKNDVHSYLSQIKNSQTVIKLLDTKNNESDYNGTIDFISPEIDQKTNSLLIRAKINNDDDRFLAGDFVRVSIEGLIAPNVAVIPEEAILQTPNGAMVYVAENGVAKMRPIGIDILTKGGIIVKKGLNEGDKIIINNIPKIRPDAKVVETEK
- a CDS encoding transcriptional regulator, which codes for MKKDMLAFIDEKHKFLENNMQVHYRHYKTVVDIGLPLMLVNKLFNEKKDKIFIPKYNISSSEFDVLMTILSHGKQMSPTVLSENMIFSSGGMTKLLKKLEDKKLIRRIPSKKDKRSLLVALSQEGKKLTIDAFGDIVKINMEVLSKLQENEQIMLGDLLKKLLVELSESQD